One Pleurocapsa sp. PCC 7327 DNA segment encodes these proteins:
- a CDS encoding DUF1640 domain-containing protein, with translation MSVTVEQDLKEVLARIDSKLDKLDSKLEQKIDNLQKDVSDIKLELATTKGNAKASEEKLSGQIKALDEKLSGQIKALSEKTDGLSKRLDSTEFINRGIFVGLILAILGGFAKLFGLVGNP, from the coding sequence ATGTCAGTAACCGTCGAACAAGACTTAAAAGAAGTCCTAGCTAGGATCGACTCTAAGCTAGATAAATTAGATTCAAAGCTAGAGCAAAAGATTGACAATCTACAAAAAGATGTCAGTGACATTAAGCTCGAGCTGGCTACGACTAAGGGCAATGCCAAAGCGAGTGAAGAAAAATTGTCAGGACAAATAAAAGCATTGGATGAAAAGTTATCGGGACAAATCAAAGCTTTAAGCGAAAAAACAGACGGATTGAGCAAAAGGTTAGATTCAACCGAATTTATCAATCGTGGGATTTTTGTCGGGCTTATTCTTGCCATACTCGGCGGTTTTGCCAAATTATTCGGTTTGGTCGGCAATCCTTAG
- a CDS encoding IS982 family transposase produces MTDIVSRLDITQIFCEVDDFYQTFERHWLSIPLLTAQSGERLCRSRLSLSEVMTIVIAFHGSGYRTFKEFYLRQVLPGWRKAFPHLVSYTRFVELMPWSLMLLCYFVQTRRGEVTGISFIDSTPIEVCHPCRSKSHRVFEGLVGWGKNSVGWHYGFKLHLIINQRGELLAFKLTPGNTDDRKPVPDLTQDLIGKLFGDRGYISQELFEQLYQRGLELITRRKKKMKQQLVRLIDKILLRKRALIETVNDQLKNISQIEHSRHRSVWNFLVNLLAGLIAYTYLPKKPSLDLEPSGLPALPPAVF; encoded by the coding sequence ATGACAGATATTGTATCTCGTCTCGATATTACTCAAATATTTTGTGAGGTAGACGACTTCTATCAAACTTTTGAACGACATTGGCTTTCAATCCCTCTATTGACGGCTCAGAGTGGGGAACGATTGTGTCGCTCTCGTTTAAGCTTGAGTGAAGTAATGACGATTGTGATTGCTTTTCATGGCTCTGGCTATCGTACCTTCAAAGAATTTTACCTACGACAAGTTCTACCGGGCTGGCGCAAAGCTTTTCCTCATCTGGTCAGTTATACTCGTTTTGTGGAATTGATGCCTTGGTCGTTGATGCTGTTGTGCTACTTTGTACAGACCCGTCGAGGAGAAGTAACTGGCATTTCATTCATTGATTCGACCCCAATCGAGGTATGTCATCCTTGCCGTTCCAAGAGCCATCGTGTGTTTGAAGGTTTGGTGGGCTGGGGCAAAAACTCTGTCGGTTGGCACTATGGGTTTAAGCTGCACCTAATTATTAACCAACGAGGCGAGTTGCTGGCTTTTAAGTTAACCCCAGGTAATACTGACGACCGTAAGCCTGTACCTGACTTAACTCAAGATCTGATTGGTAAGTTATTTGGCGATCGCGGTTATATTTCTCAAGAGCTATTTGAGCAACTTTACCAGCGAGGACTCGAACTGATTACACGACGCAAGAAAAAGATGAAACAGCAGTTAGTGCGGTTAATCGACAAAATTTTGTTGCGTAAACGAGCCTTGATTGAAACCGTCAATGACCAACTCAAGAACATTTCTCAAATCGAGCATTCGAGACACCGAAGTGTTTGGAATTTTCTAGTCAATCTCTTAGCTGGATTGATAGCTTACACTTACCTACCCAAAAAACCTTCTCTCGATTTAGAACCCTCAGGCTTACCAGCCCTTCCTCCTGCCGTCTTTTAA
- the gloA gene encoding lactoylglutathione lyase gives MRVLHTMLRVGNLEESLKFYCDVLGMKLLRQKDYPGGQFTLAFVGYGDEADTAVIELTYNWGVDKYDLGNAYGHIAIGVDDIYATCEKIKERGGKVTREPGPMKHGSTVIAFVEDPNGYKIELIQLGTQGSAQQQEALSSPVSD, from the coding sequence ATGCGAGTTCTACACACCATGTTGCGCGTTGGCAACCTAGAAGAGTCCCTAAAGTTCTATTGCGACGTTCTGGGGATGAAATTGCTGCGTCAGAAAGACTATCCAGGCGGACAGTTTACCTTAGCTTTTGTGGGGTACGGCGACGAAGCAGACACTGCGGTCATCGAATTGACCTATAACTGGGGAGTTGATAAGTATGACCTGGGGAATGCTTACGGTCATATCGCGATCGGAGTTGATGATATTTACGCAACCTGCGAGAAAATTAAAGAGCGTGGCGGTAAAGTGACGCGGGAACCCGGTCCGATGAAACATGGTTCGACGGTAATTGCCTTTGTAGAAGACCCTAATGGTTATAAGATCGAGCTAATTCAATTAGGCACCCAAGGTTCGGCTCAACAGCAAGAAGCATTGAGTTCGCCAGTCAGCGATTGA
- a CDS encoding dienelactone hydrolase family protein, which translates to MLEIQTERVQIKNEDLAIDAYLATPQGEGTFPAVVVIQEIFGVNDHIRDITRRFAKEGYVAIAPAIYQRQAPGFETGYTEKDIEIGRVYKNQTKASELLNDIQAAIDYLYTLPQVKRTGVGCIGFCFGGHVAYLAATLADIKATASFYGAGITTWSPGDGEPTVTRTPEIKGTIYAFFGMEDASIPIEEVDKIEAALQKYNIPHRVFRYPGADHGFFCDQRASYNQQAAEDAWKQVLELFSTTL; encoded by the coding sequence ATGTTGGAAATTCAAACCGAGCGCGTACAAATCAAAAATGAGGATCTAGCCATCGATGCCTATCTCGCTACCCCACAAGGCGAAGGTACCTTTCCTGCCGTAGTCGTCATTCAAGAAATATTCGGAGTTAACGATCATATCCGCGATATTACCCGACGATTTGCTAAAGAAGGGTACGTTGCGATCGCGCCTGCCATCTATCAGCGTCAAGCACCCGGTTTTGAAACGGGATATACCGAAAAAGACATCGAAATCGGCAGAGTCTACAAAAATCAAACCAAAGCTTCAGAATTGCTGAACGATATCCAAGCCGCAATCGACTATCTTTACACCTTACCCCAAGTCAAGCGTACTGGCGTTGGCTGCATCGGCTTTTGCTTTGGGGGACACGTTGCCTATTTAGCAGCAACCTTAGCCGATATTAAAGCAACAGCCTCCTTTTATGGCGCAGGAATTACCACTTGGTCGCCTGGAGACGGAGAACCTACCGTAACCCGAACGCCAGAGATTAAAGGAACGATCTATGCTTTCTTCGGCATGGAAGATGCTAGCATTCCCATCGAAGAGGTAGACAAAATCGAAGCCGCATTACAAAAATACAATATTCCCCACCGCGTCTTTCGCTATCCTGGAGCCGATCATGGCTTTTTCTGCGACCAGCGGGCAAGCTACAACCAACAAGCAGCAGAAGATGCTTGGAAACAAGTCTTAGAGTTGTTTAGCACTACCCTCTAG